A genomic window from Halorubrum lacusprofundi ATCC 49239 includes:
- a CDS encoding thymidine kinase has translation MHAITRSGWIEVISGSMFSGKTEELLRRLRRSEIAGQSVAVYKPAVDDRYGETTIGSHNGRQWEATVVDNEGGGPLAILDDEPFPEVVAIDEANFFSDALVEVCNALADNGTRVIVSGTDQTFRGEPFEPLPELMATAEYVDKLQAICSQCGEPASRNQRLIEGEPAHVDDPTILVGAEESYEARCRDCHVLRTGERSEADRAYLNGERVAENGSEKQEEPIDSGATDD, from the coding sequence ATGCACGCGATCACTCGATCCGGCTGGATCGAGGTCATTTCTGGATCGATGTTCTCGGGGAAAACAGAGGAGCTGCTCCGGCGGCTCCGGCGCTCTGAGATCGCCGGCCAATCCGTCGCGGTGTACAAGCCGGCCGTTGACGACCGCTACGGCGAGACGACGATCGGGAGCCATAACGGCCGGCAGTGGGAGGCGACCGTCGTCGACAACGAGGGTGGCGGCCCGCTTGCAATCCTCGACGACGAGCCGTTCCCCGAGGTCGTCGCGATCGACGAGGCGAATTTCTTCTCGGACGCGCTGGTGGAGGTGTGTAACGCCTTAGCGGACAACGGCACCCGCGTGATCGTCTCCGGCACCGATCAGACGTTCCGCGGCGAGCCGTTCGAACCCCTGCCGGAGCTGATGGCGACCGCCGAGTACGTCGACAAGCTACAAGCGATCTGCTCGCAGTGCGGCGAGCCCGCCTCCCGGAACCAGCGCCTCATCGAGGGGGAGCCGGCCCACGTCGACGATCCGACGATCCTCGTCGGCGCCGAGGAGTCCTACGAGGCGCGGTGTCGTGACTGCCACGTGTTGCGGACCGGCGAGCGCTCGGAGGCCGATCGAGCGTATCTGAACGGTGAAAGAGTCGCCGAGAATGGCTCCGAAAAGCAAGAAGAGCCGATAGACTCCGGCGCGACCGACGACTGA
- a CDS encoding amidohydrolase family protein, whose amino-acid sequence MHLEGTVLVGPEFEPVEGRVIVADDEIVRIEETSVDSDDVILPAFVNAHTHIGDSIAKEAGEGLSLDELVAPPDGLKHRLLREASHEAKVAAMARSLRYMESTGTGTFLEFREGGVKGVAALRDAVAGEGVDFGERAIDPVVFGRDDPDVLSVADGYGASGARDADFDAVRSETREAGKLFGIHAGERDADDINAAMDLDPDFLVHMVHAEPIHLERLADRGTPVAVCPRSNLVTNVGVPPIRDLAERTTVALGTDNVMLDSPSMFREMEFAAKLSDLPAREILRMATVNGAAIAGLNRGVIELGADADLLVLDGDSDNLAGAHDLVRAIVRRAGAADVSRVVIGGEPAGRETV is encoded by the coding sequence ATGCACCTTGAAGGGACCGTTCTGGTCGGTCCGGAGTTCGAGCCGGTCGAAGGCCGGGTCATCGTCGCCGACGACGAGATCGTCCGGATCGAGGAGACGAGCGTCGACTCCGACGACGTGATCCTCCCGGCGTTCGTCAACGCCCACACCCACATCGGTGACTCCATCGCCAAGGAGGCCGGCGAGGGCCTCTCGCTCGACGAGCTGGTCGCACCGCCGGACGGGCTCAAACACCGCCTCCTGCGGGAGGCGAGCCACGAGGCGAAAGTCGCCGCGATGGCGCGGAGCCTCCGGTACATGGAGTCGACCGGGACCGGCACGTTCCTGGAGTTCCGCGAGGGCGGCGTCAAGGGCGTGGCCGCGCTCCGGGACGCGGTCGCGGGCGAGGGCGTCGACTTCGGCGAGCGCGCGATCGATCCGGTCGTGTTCGGTCGTGACGACCCCGACGTGCTCTCGGTCGCTGACGGGTACGGCGCCTCCGGTGCCCGCGACGCCGACTTCGACGCGGTGCGCTCGGAGACTCGCGAGGCGGGCAAGCTGTTCGGGATCCACGCCGGCGAGCGCGACGCCGACGACATCAACGCCGCGATGGATCTCGACCCCGACTTTCTCGTCCACATGGTCCACGCCGAGCCGATCCACCTCGAGCGGCTCGCCGACCGCGGGACGCCCGTGGCCGTCTGCCCCCGGTCGAATCTCGTGACGAACGTCGGCGTGCCGCCGATCCGCGACCTCGCCGAGCGGACGACGGTCGCGCTCGGCACCGACAACGTCATGCTCGACTCGCCGTCGATGTTCCGCGAGATGGAGTTCGCCGCGAAGCTCTCCGATCTCCCGGCCCGAGAGATCCTGCGGATGGCGACGGTGAACGGCGCGGCGATCGCGGGGCTGAACCGCGGCGTGATCGAGCTGGGCGCGGATGCCGATCTGTTGGTGCTCGACGGCGACTCCGACAACCTTGCCGGCGCGCACGACCTCGTTCGCGCGATCGTCAGGCGCGCCGGCGCGGCCGACGTGTCTCGGGTCGTAATCGGCGGCGAGCCGGCCGGGAGAGAAACGGTTTAG
- a CDS encoding HD domain-containing protein, translating to MITVKDTVHDHIEIDGVAADLLDTPAVQRLRHVKQLGTVQLVYPSANHTRFEHSLGVYHLASRALGHLGIGGKRADRIEAAAMLHDVGHGPFSHNLESLTHRRTGKYHDDVDEVLATGAVGEVLRDHDLDPEKIAGLVAGEGPYGGLVSGELDVDRMDYLVRDAYHTGVPYGTIDTERFVRELTFVDVGTGTNELVLDEGNVQTAESLLLARALMNPVVYTHHVARISKAMLRRAASDLLDATTTTPAQLRRMDDHDFLAAIRSCSETAELSRRYDERDLYKRAVWAEYDDVAERVHEADHDTESALEREIAEEAGVARQHVILDVPPEPSMRESTARVTVNGEVRRLERQSPLVSTLRTAQRNQWRLGVYAPHPATDRVGRAAADVLGLDPDGLVAEVRGAMPTTLDEFRDGA from the coding sequence ATGATCACGGTCAAGGACACCGTCCACGACCACATCGAGATCGACGGTGTCGCGGCGGACCTCCTCGACACCCCCGCAGTCCAGCGGCTCAGACACGTCAAACAGCTCGGCACGGTCCAGCTCGTCTACCCCTCCGCGAACCACACCCGCTTCGAGCACTCGCTCGGCGTCTACCACCTCGCCAGCCGCGCGCTCGGCCACCTCGGGATTGGGGGAAAGCGCGCAGACCGGATCGAAGCCGCGGCCATGCTCCACGACGTGGGTCACGGCCCGTTCAGCCACAATCTGGAGTCGCTCACCCACCGCCGCACGGGGAAGTACCACGACGACGTCGACGAGGTGCTCGCGACCGGCGCGGTCGGCGAGGTGCTCCGCGATCACGACCTCGACCCGGAGAAGATCGCCGGGCTCGTCGCCGGCGAGGGACCGTACGGCGGGCTCGTCTCGGGCGAGCTCGACGTTGATCGCATGGACTACCTCGTGCGCGACGCCTACCACACCGGGGTGCCGTACGGCACCATCGACACCGAGCGGTTCGTCCGGGAGCTGACGTTCGTCGACGTGGGCACCGGCACCAACGAACTCGTCTTGGACGAGGGGAACGTCCAGACGGCCGAGAGCCTCCTTCTGGCGCGCGCACTGATGAACCCGGTCGTGTACACCCACCACGTCGCGCGCATTTCGAAGGCAATGCTTCGGCGGGCGGCGAGCGACTTACTCGACGCGACCACGACGACCCCGGCCCAGCTTCGCCGGATGGACGACCACGACTTCCTCGCGGCGATCCGAAGCTGCTCGGAGACCGCCGAGCTCTCCCGGCGGTACGACGAGCGCGACCTGTACAAGCGGGCGGTGTGGGCCGAGTACGACGACGTGGCCGAGCGTGTCCATGAGGCCGACCACGACACTGAGAGTGCGCTGGAACGCGAGATCGCCGAGGAGGCGGGCGTCGCCCGTCAGCACGTGATCCTCGATGTCCCCCCGGAGCCGTCGATGCGGGAGTCGACAGCGCGGGTCACCGTCAACGGCGAGGTGCGTCGGTTAGAGCGGCAGTCACCCCTCGTCTCCACGCTCCGGACCGCCCAGCGCAACCAGTGGCGCCTCGGTGTCTACGCCCCTCACCCCGCGACCGATCGCGTCGGCCGCGCCGCCGCCGACGTGCTCGGACTCGACCCCGACGGGCTCGTCGCGGAGGTGCGCGGCGCGATGCCGACGACGCTCGACGAGTTCCGAGACGGGGCGTGA
- a CDS encoding universal stress protein, which produces MYDVLIGIDNAEDSRAIAQAEAIVDLPTVDGAVTAHLCHVFQENPEGASVHQISAVRRARETLEEAGINCVHYEASGDPTDELLAAADDIDADAICVSGRKRRPTGKAVFGSVTQDVILGADRPIFAVPAPRSD; this is translated from the coding sequence ATGTACGATGTACTCATCGGGATCGACAACGCGGAGGATAGCCGTGCGATCGCGCAGGCGGAGGCGATCGTGGATCTCCCGACGGTGGATGGCGCGGTGACCGCTCACCTGTGTCACGTGTTCCAGGAGAACCCCGAGGGGGCCTCAGTCCACCAGATATCGGCGGTCCGACGCGCCCGCGAGACCCTCGAAGAAGCCGGCATCAACTGCGTCCACTACGAGGCAAGCGGCGACCCCACAGACGAACTGCTCGCGGCCGCGGACGACATCGACGCGGACGCAATCTGCGTCTCCGGCCGCAAGCGACGCCCGACCGGGAAGGCCGTCTTCGGGAGCGTGACGCAGGACGTGATCTTGGGTGCCGATCGTCCGATCTTCGCGGTCCCGGCGCCGCGAAGCGACTGA
- a CDS encoding helix-turn-helix domain-containing protein, which translates to MAKYSTGGGGGGDDGDACELCGRETTDLQRATVAGAKLLVCSDCRPHDDAGNAPGGRGGSGGSRGGSSGGSPGGASSESTGTGTESRKKEIARKQAKMYDSATGDSKHWEEGGTNYESDRLPYLVSGYGDDVAAARQDAGLTVEELAEELDVDEDDLFAVEDGRAATAGVGGSVVRALEERLGVDIVDE; encoded by the coding sequence ATGGCGAAGTACTCGACGGGCGGTGGCGGCGGCGGCGACGACGGCGACGCCTGCGAGCTCTGCGGGCGCGAGACCACAGACCTCCAGCGGGCCACGGTCGCCGGGGCGAAGCTCCTCGTCTGCTCGGACTGCCGCCCCCACGACGACGCCGGCAACGCGCCCGGCGGGCGCGGCGGATCCGGTGGGAGTCGGGGCGGAAGTTCCGGCGGAAGCCCCGGCGGCGCCAGCTCCGAGTCGACCGGAACCGGGACGGAGAGCCGGAAGAAGGAAATCGCCCGCAAGCAGGCGAAGATGTACGACTCCGCGACCGGCGACTCCAAACACTGGGAGGAAGGCGGCACCAACTACGAGTCGGACCGGCTCCCGTACCTCGTCTCCGGCTACGGCGACGACGTGGCGGCGGCCCGGCAAGACGCCGGACTCACGGTCGAGGAGCTGGCCGAGGAGCTCGACGTCGACGAGGACGACCTGTTCGCTGTCGAGGACGGTCGGGCCGCGACCGCCGGCGTCGGCGGCTCCGTCGTCCGCGCGCTCGAAGAGCGGCTCGGCGTCGATATCGTCGACGAGTGA
- a CDS encoding universal stress protein, producing the protein MYDQILLPTDGSKGVDRAIDHAIDAAERYGATLHVLYVVDSDVVNAYSGDEFVDGSEGASETLEERGREALDEVASHAADAGVDVVTELVYGVPHEEILGYINDEDIDLTVMGSKTRSGNYRRMLGSVTERVSRQSTAPVSIVKTTVSE; encoded by the coding sequence ATGTACGATCAGATACTACTCCCCACGGATGGCAGCAAGGGCGTCGACCGAGCCATCGACCACGCGATCGACGCCGCCGAGCGCTACGGCGCGACCCTTCACGTGCTGTACGTCGTCGACAGCGACGTGGTCAACGCGTATTCTGGCGACGAGTTCGTTGACGGATCGGAAGGCGCCTCCGAGACGCTGGAAGAGCGCGGCCGCGAGGCGCTCGACGAGGTGGCCTCGCACGCCGCGGACGCGGGCGTCGACGTGGTGACCGAGCTGGTGTACGGCGTCCCCCACGAGGAGATTCTCGGCTACATCAACGACGAGGATATCGACCTCACGGTGATGGGATCGAAGACCCGATCGGGGAACTACCGGCGGATGCTCGGCTCCGTCACCGAGCGCGTCTCCCGACAGTCGACCGCGCCAGTGAGCATCGTGAAGACGACGGTTTCGGAGTGA
- a CDS encoding amidohydrolase → MTDAADRLFVNGEIHTLATPDETHEAVAVRDGAVVRLGRSHEVRFLEGVDTEVIDLDGCVLLPGFVDAHTHLTTVGRYLVHADLSVADSPMEAVDLLAERAAAVEDGNSDASDGGSDDPATDWVLGYGYDESTWDDDRYLTREDLDRVSTERPVAAVREDMHVAAVNGVVLDRFADALDSVPDETVPTDDAGEPTGVLLESAIDPIYEAVEPGPAATRDLVTAALDDCAAKGITGFHDMVRNSHAPRVYRDLDAADELTARVRINYWSDHLDALREVGLTTNAGSDMAETGAIKSYTDGSFGGRTARLSEPYADAPGETGQWVVDPDELAETVADATGAGYQFTAHAIGDEAIDAVLDAYEEESHTDPGAARHRIEHVELADDAAIERLAETGVVASVQPNFLKWAGADGLYEGRLGPERTAETNRYRDMLDAGVHLAFGSDGMPMDPLLGVHHAVNAPAPAQRLTVTEALRAYTRGAAYAGFDEDRLGTVEPGKCADFAVLDASPWEESDAIRGVDVAMTVVDGEVVYDGR, encoded by the coding sequence ATGACCGACGCCGCGGACCGGCTGTTCGTGAACGGGGAGATACACACGCTTGCGACTCCCGACGAGACCCACGAGGCCGTCGCCGTGCGGGACGGCGCGGTCGTCCGCCTCGGTCGGAGCCACGAGGTGCGGTTCCTCGAAGGCGTCGACACCGAGGTGATCGATCTCGACGGTTGCGTGCTCCTCCCCGGCTTCGTCGACGCGCACACCCACCTGACGACGGTCGGGCGCTACCTTGTCCACGCCGACCTCTCGGTCGCGGACTCGCCGATGGAGGCGGTCGATCTGCTTGCGGAACGGGCGGCAGCGGTCGAGGATGGGAACTCGGACGCGTCGGACGGCGGGTCCGACGACCCCGCAACCGACTGGGTGCTCGGCTACGGCTACGACGAGTCGACGTGGGACGACGACCGCTACCTGACCCGCGAGGACCTCGACCGCGTCTCGACGGAACGTCCCGTCGCGGCCGTCCGCGAGGACATGCACGTCGCCGCGGTCAACGGGGTCGTCCTCGACCGGTTCGCGGACGCTCTCGACTCGGTCCCCGACGAGACGGTGCCGACCGACGACGCGGGCGAGCCGACGGGCGTCCTCCTAGAGAGCGCGATCGATCCGATCTACGAGGCGGTCGAACCGGGGCCGGCGGCGACTCGCGACCTCGTCACCGCTGCGCTCGACGACTGCGCCGCCAAGGGGATCACGGGCTTTCACGACATGGTGCGAAACTCGCACGCTCCGCGCGTCTACCGCGACCTCGACGCCGCCGACGAGCTGACCGCACGTGTCCGGATCAACTACTGGAGCGACCACCTCGACGCGCTGCGGGAGGTCGGCCTGACGACGAACGCCGGAAGCGACATGGCCGAGACGGGCGCGATCAAGTCGTACACCGACGGGAGCTTCGGCGGGCGGACCGCGAGGCTCTCCGAACCGTACGCGGACGCACCGGGCGAGACCGGGCAGTGGGTCGTCGACCCGGACGAACTGGCAGAGACGGTCGCGGACGCGACCGGGGCGGGCTACCAGTTCACCGCCCACGCGATCGGCGACGAGGCGATCGACGCCGTCCTCGACGCCTACGAGGAGGAGTCGCACACCGACCCCGGCGCGGCGCGTCACCGGATCGAACACGTCGAACTCGCAGACGACGCGGCGATCGAGCGGCTCGCGGAGACGGGCGTGGTCGCCAGCGTCCAGCCGAACTTCCTCAAGTGGGCGGGCGCAGACGGGCTTTACGAGGGGCGTCTCGGGCCGGAACGCACCGCCGAGACGAACCGCTACCGCGACATGCTCGACGCGGGAGTTCACCTCGCGTTTGGCTCCGACGGAATGCCGATGGACCCCTTACTCGGCGTCCACCACGCCGTCAACGCGCCGGCCCCTGCCCAGCGGCTCACGGTGACCGAGGCCCTGCGCGCGTACACCCGGGGCGCGGCGTACGCGGGCTTCGACGAGGACCGGCTCGGCACGGTCGAGCCCGGCAAGTGCGCCGATTTCGCCGTCCTCGACGCGTCGCCGTGGGAGGAGTCGGACGCGATCCGCGGGGTCGACGTGGCGATGACGGTCGTCGACGGCGAGGTCGTATACGACGGGCGGTAA